A region of Nitrospira sp. DNA encodes the following proteins:
- a CDS encoding DUF2945 domain-containing protein: MTRKFKKGDHVSWNSEAGRIRGTIQKKITAPVKFKSYIAKASKEEPQYLVKSDKTGHIAMHKGSALRKLAE; the protein is encoded by the coding sequence ATGACCCGGAAATTCAAAAAGGGCGACCATGTCAGTTGGAATTCGGAGGCCGGTCGTATTCGAGGAACGATCCAGAAGAAGATCACGGCTCCCGTGAAGTTCAAATCTTATATCGCCAAGGCCTCGAAGGAGGAGCCCCAATATCTTGTGAAAAGCGACAAGACAGGCCACATCGCGATGCACAAGGGATCGGCGCTGAGAAAGCTTGCGGAGTGA
- a CDS encoding DUF393 domain-containing protein — MIKIDPTTHEWAALERVIVFDGICNWCNAWVDFTMARDRGRFHFATLQSDKGQELLKLLGLPAQDFKTFLLLERGQVFTKSTAALRIARQLSGCWPLCALLTVVPRPMRDLVYDYIARHRYRLMGQAETCRIPTTDERSRFV; from the coding sequence ATGATTAAGATCGATCCCACCACACATGAATGGGCAGCGCTTGAGCGGGTGATTGTTTTCGATGGCATCTGCAATTGGTGCAACGCCTGGGTCGATTTTACGATGGCTCGCGACCGTGGACGTTTTCATTTCGCGACACTGCAATCCGACAAAGGGCAGGAACTGCTCAAACTGTTGGGATTGCCCGCCCAGGATTTCAAAACGTTTCTCCTGCTAGAGCGGGGGCAAGTGTTCACGAAGTCCACTGCGGCCTTGAGAATCGCTAGGCAACTCTCAGGCTGCTGGCCGTTATGCGCGCTCCTCACGGTGGTGCCTCGCCCGATGCGGGACCTTGTGTACGACTACATCGCGCGCCATCGCTATCGTCTCATGGGTCAAGCAGAGACTTGCCGCATTCCCACCACTGACGAACGCAGCCGGTTCGTCTAG
- a CDS encoding alpha-glucosidase, giving the protein MTLMQLNSPWWQSAVIYQIYPWSFQDSNGDGIGDLPGIISRLDYLNGSADSLGVDAIWLSPIYPSPMQDFGYDVSDYCDIDPRFGTLADFDRLVSEAHRRGIRVVMDLVLNHTSDQHPWFIDSRSSRTSAKRDWYYWADGNAGRRPPNNWAARFGGSAWTYDPHTDQYYLHSFLPEQPDLNWTNPAVREAVFDVVRFWLDRGVDGFRLDAINWLGKETSWPDNPRRFAWRSYYRQVHQYDRDQPQTHEALRALRASLKGRADILLVGETSSDTPGGPAAFYGNGEDELHEVFDFRLLRSNWHPDVFRRLILDSDRAVPQGGWPPVVFSNHDQSRHIDRYGAGGEAIRRARAAALLLFTLRGTPFVYYGEELGLRDGKLRRADLHDPYTIRYWPWKTGRDPARTPMPWDDSPQAGFTTGIPWLPLSKDWRQTNVVCEQHNPASMLSLYKRLIRMKKESKALTVGTYHPVDGGLAQCLLFKRAYDGEGQKESLFIAVNFSAQALTISLPTAPSHVARTGTLVLSTDPQRAEARWTADRFDLGPDEGILVKVE; this is encoded by the coding sequence ATGACCCTGATGCAGCTCAACAGTCCCTGGTGGCAGTCGGCCGTCATTTATCAAATCTATCCCTGGTCCTTTCAGGATTCCAACGGGGATGGCATCGGTGATCTCCCAGGCATCATCAGCCGGCTCGATTATCTGAATGGGTCAGCCGACTCGCTTGGGGTCGATGCGATCTGGCTCTCTCCGATCTATCCGTCGCCCATGCAGGACTTCGGCTATGACGTGAGCGACTACTGCGATATCGATCCGCGATTTGGAACGCTGGCCGACTTCGATCGCCTCGTTTCAGAAGCGCATCGCCGGGGCATACGAGTCGTCATGGATCTCGTGCTGAACCACACGTCGGACCAGCATCCTTGGTTCATCGACTCGCGTTCGTCCCGAACCTCCGCGAAACGCGACTGGTACTACTGGGCTGACGGCAACGCCGGCCGGCGTCCACCCAATAATTGGGCCGCGCGGTTTGGTGGATCGGCTTGGACGTATGACCCGCACACCGATCAGTACTATCTCCATTCATTTTTACCTGAACAGCCGGATCTGAACTGGACCAATCCCGCCGTACGTGAAGCCGTCTTCGATGTCGTCCGATTCTGGCTCGACCGCGGCGTCGACGGCTTCCGGTTGGACGCGATCAATTGGCTCGGGAAAGAGACGAGCTGGCCCGACAATCCGAGACGTTTCGCGTGGCGTAGTTATTATCGACAAGTCCATCAGTACGATCGGGACCAGCCGCAGACACACGAGGCACTGCGTGCGCTTCGGGCCTCACTCAAGGGACGTGCCGACATTTTACTGGTCGGGGAGACGTCTTCGGATACACCGGGCGGACCGGCGGCCTTCTACGGGAACGGAGAGGACGAACTGCACGAGGTGTTCGACTTTCGCCTGCTTCGATCCAACTGGCATCCCGACGTCTTTCGCCGGCTCATCCTGGACAGCGATCGCGCGGTACCGCAGGGCGGCTGGCCGCCGGTGGTGTTCAGCAACCACGATCAGTCTCGGCATATCGATCGGTACGGAGCGGGCGGCGAGGCCATTCGGCGCGCCAGGGCCGCAGCCCTGCTGCTGTTCACCCTTCGTGGCACGCCCTTCGTCTATTACGGGGAGGAATTAGGTCTTCGTGATGGCAAGCTGAGGCGAGCGGACCTGCACGATCCCTACACGATTCGCTATTGGCCCTGGAAGACCGGCCGTGATCCGGCGAGAACTCCCATGCCGTGGGACGACAGTCCGCAGGCCGGTTTCACGACTGGCATACCCTGGTTGCCGCTCTCGAAAGATTGGCGTCAGACCAATGTCGTCTGCGAGCAGCACAATCCCGCTTCGATGCTGTCGCTGTACAAACGGCTTATCCGGATGAAGAAAGAATCGAAGGCTCTCACCGTCGGCACCTATCATCCGGTCGACGGAGGTCTAGCACAGTGTCTGTTATTCAAGCGAGCGTATGACGGGGAAGGCCAGAAAGAATCTCTGTTCATTGCCGTGAACTTCAGCGCGCAAGCGCTGACGATTTCACTTCCAACGGCCCCTTCACATGTCGCGCGTACCGGCACGTTGGTTCTGTCCACCGATCCACAGAGAGCCGAAGCGCGCTGGACTGCCGACCGGTTTGATCTCGGCCCCGACGAAGGCATTCTCGTCAAGGTCGAGTGA
- a CDS encoding DUF5069 domain-containing protein, with translation MTPAERAGWATPFEQASKNGHVLHMNSTPKSAYDKTGGMSYFPRMLDKIRLYATGELRTDFHANLGLAIGVDGFCCGFLRIAYSDLKNRVLEGVTDEEILQWCFERGRTLNKIDLMIWNEFIRKEGWNDRATSLLQKLKAESGLADRHDIVTMADYFEVDEGRKPQDA, from the coding sequence ATGACGCCGGCGGAGAGGGCGGGGTGGGCAACTCCGTTCGAACAGGCGTCGAAGAACGGTCACGTGTTGCATATGAATTCCACGCCCAAAAGCGCATACGACAAGACAGGTGGGATGAGCTATTTCCCAAGGATGCTCGATAAGATTCGCCTCTACGCAACAGGCGAGCTTCGCACGGATTTTCACGCCAACCTCGGCCTCGCCATTGGAGTCGACGGCTTTTGTTGTGGCTTCCTGCGTATCGCGTATTCTGACCTCAAAAATCGTGTGTTGGAGGGCGTGACAGATGAGGAGATCCTCCAGTGGTGCTTCGAGAGAGGCAGGACGTTGAACAAGATCGATCTGATGATCTGGAATGAATTCATCAGGAAGGAGGGATGGAATGACCGTGCGACGTCCCTCCTTCAGAAGCTAAAAGCGGAGAGTGGCTTGGCCGATAGACATGATATCGTGACGATGGCTGATTACTTCGAGGTGGATGAAGGACGCAAACCTCAAGACGCCTAA
- a CDS encoding catalase family peroxidase, with translation MWRSHTASAALAVALMSSVSVFAQDPPTSQKSLAEQLVDAFNGVFGVHPGMRANHPKGVVLEGTFAPTTSAASVSKAAHLQKKKTPIPVTVRFSAGSGQPTVPDTNQMPRGMAVKFSLPDGSKTDLVVLSVNGFPVATAEEFRDFLLAVAASGPDAPKPTAIEQFLNAHPAAKHFVETPKPPPVSYATLPYFGINAFKFTNAKGNVTIGRYQLRPVAGEHVLTPEQLATMGPDYLSTEIRERVRRGPAKFKLFLQMAEQGDKIDDPSIAWPDSRKQIELGTITITKAVADSHTAEKKLLFMPGALVPGIEAADPMIAARSASYIVSLSRRAQAQ, from the coding sequence ATGTGGAGATCACATACAGCATCTGCCGCGCTCGCCGTTGCGCTGATGAGCTCCGTTTCAGTCTTTGCTCAAGACCCGCCCACCAGTCAGAAATCCCTGGCTGAACAACTCGTCGATGCCTTCAACGGCGTCTTCGGGGTGCATCCAGGCATGCGCGCCAATCACCCGAAAGGCGTCGTGCTGGAAGGCACATTCGCTCCAACCACTTCGGCGGCCTCGGTGAGCAAGGCCGCTCACCTGCAAAAAAAGAAAACTCCGATCCCGGTGACAGTGCGGTTTTCTGCCGGCTCAGGGCAACCGACCGTTCCGGACACCAACCAGATGCCGCGCGGCATGGCCGTCAAATTTTCACTTCCCGACGGATCCAAGACGGATCTCGTGGTGCTCTCCGTCAATGGATTTCCCGTGGCTACGGCGGAAGAGTTCCGGGACTTTTTGCTTGCAGTTGCGGCGAGCGGACCCGATGCTCCCAAACCAACCGCCATCGAGCAATTCCTGAACGCCCATCCAGCGGCGAAACATTTCGTGGAGACGCCAAAGCCACCACCGGTGAGTTATGCCACCCTGCCCTATTTCGGGATCAACGCGTTCAAATTCACGAATGCGAAAGGGAACGTCACCATTGGTCGTTATCAGCTTCGACCCGTAGCCGGTGAGCACGTTCTCACCCCAGAACAGCTCGCCACGATGGGGCCGGATTATCTGAGCACGGAGATTCGCGAACGCGTGCGTCGTGGTCCGGCCAAATTCAAACTATTCCTGCAGATGGCTGAGCAAGGCGATAAGATCGACGACCCCTCCATCGCCTGGCCGGACAGTCGCAAGCAGATCGAATTGGGTACGATCACCATCACCAAGGCGGTGGCGGACAGCCACACCGCCGAAAAGAAGTTGCTCTTCATGCCGGGAGCGTTGGTGCCCGGTATCGAGGCAGCCGACCCAATGATTGCCGCTCGTTCCGCCTCATATATCGTGTCCCTATCGCGGCGGGCCCAGGCGCAATGA
- a CDS encoding VOC family protein, which yields MAVTDIAFTCYPVTDLKRACTFYEEILGLARSRMFGTEETGFVEYDIGPGTLAITNFSATEWKPSAGGGTVGLEVDDFDATVRHLQSRGCAFRLDPFETEICHMAVISDPDGNSITIHCRK from the coding sequence ATGGCGGTCACTGACATCGCGTTCACCTGTTATCCCGTCACAGACCTCAAGCGGGCCTGCACGTTTTATGAAGAGATATTGGGGCTCGCGCGATCGCGGATGTTCGGCACGGAAGAAACAGGATTCGTCGAGTATGATATCGGTCCGGGCACGCTTGCGATCACCAACTTCAGTGCGACTGAGTGGAAGCCCTCAGCGGGAGGCGGAACGGTGGGGCTGGAGGTCGATGATTTCGACGCCACCGTACGGCACCTGCAATCCAGAGGCTGTGCGTTCCGACTGGATCCGTTTGAGACGGAGATCTGCCATATGGCGGTCATTTCCGACCCAGACGGCAATTCAATCACGATCCATTGCAGGAAGTAA
- a CDS encoding DUF2959 domain-containing protein has protein sequence MNCSTRLRFPDFLSLSLTGALLFVGLASSGCQTAYYETMEKLGYHKRDLMVSDVKKARDAQQDAKEQFKSALDRFTKTLNIQGGELQEKYDVLNGEYERSEKRAQAVRDRIASVENVSDALFDEWTAELKQYSNAALRQKSQKQLTQTRAQYAQLIKAMKRAEAKMDPVLAKLKDHVLFLKHNLNAQAIASLKSELVTVEGTIDSLIKDLNASIQEADSFITSMEKENA, from the coding sequence ATGAACTGTTCGACTCGCCTCCGTTTCCCTGACTTCCTCTCGCTCTCGCTGACCGGCGCCCTACTCTTTGTCGGTCTCGCAAGCTCAGGCTGCCAGACCGCCTATTATGAAACGATGGAAAAACTCGGGTACCACAAGCGCGACCTGATGGTGAGCGATGTGAAGAAGGCCAGAGATGCCCAACAGGACGCCAAGGAACAATTCAAATCCGCGCTCGATCGGTTCACCAAGACCCTCAATATCCAGGGCGGCGAGCTACAGGAGAAGTACGATGTGCTGAACGGCGAATATGAACGGAGCGAAAAGCGCGCGCAGGCCGTACGGGATCGCATCGCGTCCGTGGAGAACGTTTCCGATGCGCTCTTCGATGAATGGACGGCCGAACTGAAGCAGTACTCCAATGCCGCGCTCCGCCAGAAGAGTCAGAAACAGCTCACTCAAACACGCGCTCAATACGCGCAGTTGATCAAGGCCATGAAACGGGCGGAAGCCAAAATGGATCCGGTGTTGGCGAAGCTGAAAGATCACGTCCTGTTCTTAAAGCATAACTTGAATGCCCAAGCCATCGCCTCGCTCAAGAGCGAGTTGGTCACAGTCGAAGGCACCATCGATTCTTTGATCAAGGACCTGAACGCCTCGATTCAAGAAGCCGATTCCTTCATCACCTCGATGGAAAAAGAGAATGCCTAG
- a CDS encoding dicarboxylate/amino acid:cation symporter codes for MDDKALDNTAVLTPSTGLVARWQQIPLYGRIIIGVVLGLATGLALGNQAAILATPGKLVLRLLGALAPPLILAAIVHTFMTTHLGGPLAARLPRLLLLNTLVAITVGLTVANVIQPGRGAGLAPSEPAMETTHTANPLVAFIENVPKSLLGPLGDDGKVIGVIFVAVAFGMALRKERHRPLGTVEHLVELVLESLIKILHWIIAVVPLAVFGIVASIVGTEGFAQFQALGVFVLSVLLALAIQAAYYLVRIRFGSWVRPVELLREGRDALVMAFSTASSTATMPVTYAALKDRIGLREQSASMGALVGANFNNDGTALYEAMAALFIAQMIGIDLSMHQQLMIVLTSIIASVGAAGIPEAGLVTMTMVFTAVGLPVQFIPVLLTVDWFLDRCRTAINVMGDMNVSCLLDGKQKG; via the coding sequence GTGGACGACAAGGCTTTAGACAACACCGCGGTCCTCACTCCCAGCACAGGCCTGGTTGCACGATGGCAGCAGATCCCGCTGTATGGACGCATCATCATCGGCGTGGTACTGGGCCTGGCGACAGGGCTCGCATTGGGAAACCAGGCCGCCATCCTGGCGACGCCCGGTAAGCTGGTGCTGCGACTCTTGGGTGCGCTCGCGCCGCCGCTGATCCTTGCCGCGATTGTGCACACGTTCATGACGACGCATCTCGGCGGTCCGCTGGCGGCACGACTGCCACGATTGTTGTTGCTGAATACATTGGTGGCAATCACCGTTGGGCTCACCGTTGCCAACGTGATCCAACCAGGGCGAGGTGCGGGGCTGGCGCCGTCAGAGCCAGCCATGGAAACTACGCATACGGCAAATCCGCTCGTGGCGTTTATTGAGAATGTGCCCAAAAGTCTACTTGGGCCGCTCGGAGACGACGGAAAGGTGATCGGAGTGATCTTTGTCGCGGTGGCCTTCGGCATGGCTTTGCGCAAGGAACGTCACCGCCCGCTTGGAACGGTCGAGCATCTGGTCGAACTCGTGCTGGAGTCGTTGATCAAGATTCTGCACTGGATCATCGCGGTGGTGCCCCTGGCTGTCTTTGGTATCGTGGCGAGCATTGTGGGAACGGAGGGCTTCGCGCAGTTCCAGGCGCTGGGCGTCTTTGTGCTCAGCGTGCTGCTCGCGCTCGCGATCCAGGCCGCCTACTATCTCGTCCGCATCCGCTTCGGATCGTGGGTGCGCCCGGTCGAGTTGCTTCGCGAGGGACGAGACGCATTAGTCATGGCATTTTCCACGGCGAGTTCGACGGCCACGATGCCAGTGACATACGCGGCGCTCAAAGATCGCATAGGCCTGCGCGAACAATCTGCCAGCATGGGCGCACTGGTCGGGGCGAATTTTAACAACGACGGCACCGCCCTCTACGAGGCCATGGCAGCCCTGTTTATCGCGCAAATGATCGGGATCGATCTGAGCATGCACCAACAATTGATGATCGTCCTGACGAGCATCATTGCCTCGGTCGGCGCAGCCGGTATTCCCGAAGCGGGTCTCGTCACCATGACCATGGTCTTCACGGCCGTCGGCCTCCCCGTGCAGTTCATTCCTGTCCTGCTTACGGTGGATTGGTTTCTCGATCGCTGCCGGACGGCTATCAACGTCATGGGCGATATGAATGTGAGTTGCCTGTTGGATGGAAAGCAGAAAGGGTGA
- a CDS encoding MBL fold metallo-hydrolase codes for MSSVPLSNLQNESINPDDAILLFNNGGHKVYWIGTHTGGDEIECNTYLILDGNEGYLLEPGGFDRFPHVFKKVCLLLSPMSITHLFFSHQDPDICASFPSWTKWNEDIKLVVSSLWTRFMLHYETRDVSGEAHNLNFVKVPDEGLSIPLKEGGRLDCISAPFLHSPGNILVHDTVSGFLFSGDVGAAMYKDHTFRLVIDDWTAHTQAMQGFHQRYMSSNRAVAGMNKRLAPLPITAILPQHGCMFRGEEVSRFTQWLGTLTVGADYFYPDVA; via the coding sequence ATGTCTTCTGTTCCGCTGAGCAATCTACAGAATGAGTCGATCAACCCCGACGACGCCATCCTGCTGTTCAACAACGGTGGCCACAAGGTCTATTGGATCGGCACACACACCGGAGGAGACGAGATTGAGTGCAACACCTATCTGATTCTCGACGGCAACGAAGGCTACCTGCTTGAACCGGGTGGATTCGACCGGTTCCCGCACGTGTTCAAGAAAGTGTGTCTCCTCCTCAGCCCGATGAGCATCACCCACTTGTTCTTCAGCCATCAAGACCCGGATATCTGTGCCTCCTTTCCCAGTTGGACCAAGTGGAATGAAGACATCAAACTGGTCGTGTCGAGCCTATGGACGCGATTCATGCTGCATTACGAAACCAGGGACGTGAGCGGCGAGGCCCACAATCTCAATTTCGTCAAGGTCCCGGACGAGGGCCTTTCGATCCCGTTGAAAGAAGGCGGACGACTCGATTGTATCTCCGCACCGTTTCTGCACTCCCCCGGGAATATTCTTGTTCACGATACGGTCAGCGGGTTCCTGTTTTCAGGAGATGTCGGCGCAGCCATGTACAAAGACCACACATTCAGGCTCGTGATCGATGATTGGACCGCGCATACTCAAGCCATGCAGGGATTTCATCAGCGCTACATGTCCAGCAATCGCGCGGTCGCCGGGATGAACAAACGACTCGCGCCGTTGCCGATCACGGCGATTCTTCCTCAGCACGGCTGCATGTTTCGCGGGGAAGAGGTTTCGCGCTTCACGCAATGGCTCGGCACACTCACCGTCGGAGCCGACTATTTCTATCCCGACGTCGCCTAA